One Brassica napus cultivar Da-Ae chromosome C2, Da-Ae, whole genome shotgun sequence DNA window includes the following coding sequences:
- the LOC111211633 gene encoding uncharacterized protein LOC111211633 gives MQTRVEPSNALTKFQSEKDKIEKELRRDKWLLFPQKDIGELLASSQIGQCRIISTIYAIDKDWGWYFFGCNACLGKKVLPFSTSVKTVNGKETKSHVWWCEGCNHKVTDVSPKFKIHVKVKDGTGEATLMLLDWTAQGIVPETALNLLDGSFDELEDIDSFPEAITSLVGKTFMFGVFIEKDNHTSKSGSFKVSKVWSELSMLLTGGVTESGTPSETETTNYSGEQGSFLLMGSEVNEDSVTTPSSKRNEIAITNDPTELTSSSKKHCTRVFVKKEKGLKQQ, from the exons ATGCAGACCAG gGTTGAACCGTCCAATGCTTTGACAAAATTTCAATCTGAAAAAGATAAAATTGAGAAGGAATTAAGACGTGATAAGTGGTTGCTTTTCCCTCAGAAAGACATTGGAGAGCTTCTTGCATCATCTCAG ATTGGGCAATGCAGAATCATTAGCACAATCTATGCAATTGATAAGGATTGGGGATGGTACTTTTTCGGATGCAATGCTTGCCTGGGAAAAAAGGTTCTTCCGTTTTCAACTTCAGTGAAAACAGTCAACGGAAAAGAGACTAAATCTCATGTTTGGTGGTGTGAAGGTTGCAACCATAAAGTTACAGATGTCTCCCCAAA GTTCAAGATTCATGTGAAGGTTAAGGATGGTACTGGAGAAGCTACCCTCATGTTATTGGACTGGACTGCACAAGGAATTGTGCCTGAGACTGCTCTCAACCTTCTCGATGGTTCATTTGATGAG CTAGAAGATATTGATTCATTTCCTGAAGCTATTACTTCTTTGGTTGGTAAAACTTTCATGTTTGGAGTTTTCATTGAGAAAGACAATCATACAAGCAAAAGTGGGAGTTTTAAGGTTAGTAAAGTATGGAGTGAACTAAGTATGCTATTGACTGGTGGTGTCACAGAATCGGGTACTCCATCTGAAACTGAAACTACAAATTATAGTGGTGAACAG GGTTCATTTCTACTGATGGGAAGTGAAGTCAACGAGGACTCTGTAACAACGCCATCATCTAAACGCAATGAAATTGCCATAACCAACGACCCAACTGAACTCACTTCGTCATCAAAGAAACATTGCACCAGAGTGTttgtgaaaaaagaaaaaggtctCAAGCAGCAGTGA